Proteins found in one Fibrobacter sp. UWT2 genomic segment:
- a CDS encoding MBL fold metallo-hydrolase yields the protein MRLRFAKNKKLMITAIILSTLFILGTVGVLFLNQAKFGRIPQGKRLERIKQSPHYDGQKFVNEEKTVTMTGDKNLFETTLEFLFGKRSQTVPDTALTVVKTDLKSLPQDRDWIVWFGHSSYLMNLSGKKILVDPVFYQGSPVSFVNKMFKGTDVYKPVDMPDIDCLVISHDHWDHLDYQAVKELEPRVKRVVTGLGVGEHFEYWGYPIEKLVELDWWDSTDLGEGFNVTSTPARHFSGRGIRSNKTLWSSFVFKTPKRSVWIGGDSGYGKHFKKIGEKFADIDLAILENGQYNEDWNQIHALPEQLGKEMLDLNANRYMTVHHSKFCLAYHTYFEPLENAKRAAQESGKPVLMPQMGEVVYLE from the coding sequence ATGCGCTTGCGTTTTGCGAAGAACAAGAAACTCATGATTACGGCGATTATTTTATCGACCCTTTTTATTCTGGGAACCGTTGGCGTGCTGTTCCTGAACCAGGCAAAATTTGGGCGTATTCCGCAAGGCAAACGCCTTGAACGCATCAAACAGTCACCGCATTACGATGGTCAAAAGTTCGTGAATGAAGAAAAGACTGTCACAATGACGGGCGATAAGAACTTGTTTGAAACGACGCTTGAATTCTTGTTCGGCAAAAGGTCGCAAACCGTTCCCGATACAGCGCTGACGGTCGTCAAAACGGACTTGAAATCGCTGCCGCAGGACCGCGATTGGATTGTATGGTTTGGACATTCTTCGTATTTGATGAACTTATCTGGGAAGAAGATTCTTGTGGATCCCGTATTTTATCAGGGTTCGCCAGTAAGCTTTGTGAACAAGATGTTCAAGGGAACCGACGTTTACAAGCCTGTTGACATGCCGGATATCGATTGCCTGGTTATTTCGCACGATCATTGGGATCATCTAGATTACCAGGCCGTGAAGGAACTCGAACCGCGCGTAAAGCGTGTGGTGACGGGGCTTGGCGTGGGTGAACATTTTGAATACTGGGGATACCCCATCGAGAAACTCGTGGAACTCGACTGGTGGGATTCTACCGATTTGGGTGAAGGCTTTAACGTGACCTCGACTCCGGCAAGGCATTTTTCGGGTCGTGGGATAAGGTCGAATAAAACGTTGTGGTCTTCGTTTGTATTCAAGACGCCAAAGCGTTCCGTTTGGATTGGTGGGGATAGCGGCTATGGCAAACATTTCAAGAAGATAGGTGAAAAATTTGCAGATATCGATCTGGCAATTTTAGAAAACGGGCAGTACAATGAAGATTGGAACCAAATTCATGCCCTGCCCGAACAGCTCGGCAAAGAAATGCTGGACCTGAATGCAAACCGCTACATGACGGTTCATCATTCTAAGTTCTGCTTAGCTTACCATACTTACTTCGAACCGCTGGAAAATGCGAAACGTGCCGCCCAGGAATCAGGTAAGCCCGTGCTCATGCCGCAAATGGGCGAGGTTGTGTACCTGGAGTAA
- the bioA gene encoding adenosylmethionine--8-amino-7-oxononanoate transaminase, which yields MKNLLDFDSAHLWHPYAALKNTPARFLAKTAHGTTIETADGLKLIDAVSSWWCMAHGHNASEIVEAIQKQSEKMCHVMFGGFTHEPAIELGEKLVKFLPEGLNKIFFADSGSIAVECAAKMAVQYQYSLGHPERCKLVALKGGYHGDTAGAMALSDPDGMHTLFRGIMPHHYFAERPNCRFDETWNQADFASMERVVEEHKDEIAAVICEPVFQGGNGMWLYNAGYLKTLRELCDRYGILLILDEIASGFYRTGPRFAMMHAGIKPDIMCIGKALTGGSITMAACVASEKVAETITNSKIPAFMHGPTYMANPLACAAGIASLSLFESRDYEMSVARIEKRLKQNLEPLRALENAADVRVLGAIGVLELKAKPSADDILRVIRETGVWLRPFCNYVYTMPPLITTDSEIDRICEAIKMIGECEPAPVVEGEDEFHE from the coding sequence ATGAAAAACCTTTTAGATTTTGATAGCGCACATTTGTGGCATCCGTATGCGGCGCTGAAAAATACTCCCGCAAGATTTCTCGCCAAAACAGCTCACGGAACAACGATTGAAACGGCAGACGGCTTGAAACTGATTGATGCCGTGTCTAGCTGGTGGTGCATGGCGCACGGGCATAATGCCTCTGAAATCGTCGAGGCGATTCAGAAACAAAGTGAAAAAATGTGCCACGTGATGTTCGGCGGTTTTACGCACGAACCCGCAATTGAGTTGGGCGAAAAGTTAGTGAAGTTTTTGCCCGAAGGATTGAACAAGATTTTCTTTGCGGATTCGGGTAGCATTGCTGTGGAATGCGCTGCCAAGATGGCTGTGCAGTACCAGTATTCCCTTGGACATCCGGAGCGCTGCAAGTTGGTCGCCCTGAAGGGCGGCTATCACGGCGATACCGCAGGCGCGATGGCGCTTAGCGATCCGGACGGAATGCATACGCTTTTCCGCGGAATCATGCCGCACCATTATTTTGCAGAACGCCCGAACTGCCGCTTTGACGAGACTTGGAACCAGGCGGATTTCGCTTCGATGGAACGCGTTGTCGAGGAACACAAAGATGAAATCGCCGCCGTAATTTGTGAGCCCGTATTCCAGGGCGGAAACGGCATGTGGCTTTACAATGCGGGTTACTTGAAGACACTCCGCGAACTCTGCGACCGTTACGGTATCTTGCTTATTTTGGACGAAATTGCTTCGGGCTTTTACCGCACGGGCCCGCGATTTGCGATGATGCATGCGGGGATAAAGCCGGACATCATGTGTATCGGCAAGGCGCTCACGGGCGGAAGCATTACGATGGCGGCCTGCGTTGCGTCCGAGAAGGTTGCCGAAACGATTACGAACAGCAAGATTCCTGCATTCATGCATGGTCCCACCTACATGGCGAACCCGTTGGCCTGTGCCGCGGGAATTGCTTCGCTTTCGCTGTTCGAAAGTCGCGATTATGAAATGAGCGTTGCTAGGATTGAAAAACGTCTTAAACAGAATCTGGAGCCGCTCCGTGCGCTTGAAAATGCGGCGGACGTGCGTGTTCTCGGCGCTATCGGAGTCTTGGAACTGAAGGCGAAACCTTCCGCAGACGATATTCTGCGCGTGATTCGTGAAACTGGTGTGTGGCTCAGACCATTCTGCAATTACGTCTATACGATGCCTCCGCTCATTACGACCGATTCTGAAATAGACCGCATCTGCGAAGCCATCAAGATGATTGGCGAATGTGAACCCGCGCCTGTCGTAGAAGGCGAAGACGAATTTCACGAGTAA
- a CDS encoding 8-amino-7-oxononanoate synthase — protein MSRILDIFTKDALDAARANNTYRTMRLMETPESSCVKIRMPNGASQEQILLASNSYLDLANVDELKQAMAQAVLEWGTGSGGARLTTGNKSPHQELEEFIAKFKCEESAITFNTGYMANVGTISALCGKNDFIFSDELNHASIIDGIRLSRAKCFVYKHNDMADLERVISAAKDEFCSREMPAELGAVSAFRGLIVTDAVFSMDGDLANLPELLRIARENDCLLMIDEAHATGVLGKTGRGLAEHYGCAHADVTVGTLSKAVAAEGGFVAGKQQLIDFLRNKARSFIFTTAMAPAVAAAACNNLHYIDAHPERVQNLRDNVKFFCEALQHEGVKVEQSPSAIVPIVIGDEARALEISAKLQNAGILIPAIRYPTVAKGQARLRASLMATHTHEQLQAAATTIAQIINDCL, from the coding sequence ATGAGTCGCATTCTTGACATTTTTACGAAAGACGCTTTGGATGCAGCTCGGGCGAATAATACCTACCGCACCATGCGTTTGATGGAAACGCCGGAATCGTCATGCGTGAAAATCCGCATGCCCAACGGCGCTTCGCAGGAACAAATCTTGCTGGCGTCTAATTCTTACTTGGACTTGGCGAACGTCGACGAACTCAAGCAGGCAATGGCCCAGGCGGTTTTGGAATGGGGTACAGGTAGCGGCGGCGCTCGGCTTACGACAGGCAACAAGTCTCCGCATCAGGAACTGGAAGAATTTATCGCGAAATTCAAATGCGAAGAATCCGCTATCACGTTCAATACGGGCTACATGGCGAATGTCGGTACGATTTCGGCATTGTGTGGCAAGAACGACTTTATCTTTAGCGATGAATTGAACCACGCGAGCATTATTGACGGAATTAGGTTGTCGCGAGCCAAATGCTTTGTCTATAAGCATAATGATATGGCGGATCTGGAACGCGTGATTTCGGCGGCCAAGGATGAATTTTGCTCACGTGAAATGCCCGCGGAACTCGGTGCCGTTTCGGCTTTCCGTGGCCTTATTGTGACCGATGCTGTTTTCAGCATGGATGGCGACCTTGCGAATTTGCCGGAACTTCTGCGGATTGCAAGAGAAAATGATTGTCTCTTGATGATCGACGAGGCGCATGCCACGGGCGTGCTCGGCAAGACCGGGCGCGGGCTTGCCGAACACTACGGCTGTGCTCACGCCGATGTAACCGTCGGGACTTTGAGCAAAGCCGTCGCCGCCGAAGGCGGCTTCGTGGCGGGTAAGCAACAACTGATTGATTTTCTCCGCAACAAGGCCCGCAGCTTTATCTTTACAACCGCGATGGCCCCTGCCGTTGCCGCCGCAGCCTGCAACAACTTGCACTACATCGATGCGCATCCAGAACGCGTGCAGAACTTGCGCGATAACGTGAAATTTTTCTGCGAAGCCTTGCAGCATGAAGGCGTGAAAGTTGAACAGTCTCCTTCGGCGATTGTTCCGATTGTCATTGGCGACGAGGCCCGCGCTTTGGAAATTTCTGCAAAACTCCAGAATGCGGGAATACTCATTCCTGCGATTCGCTATCCGACAGTCGCCAAGGGGCAAGCCCGCCTCCGTGCAAGCTTGATGGCCACACACACGCACGAGCAACTTCAAGCCGCCGCAACAACCATCGCTCAAATCATAAATGATTGCTTGTGA
- a CDS encoding flavodoxin, giving the protein MIARILACAFIGLMTVGTFAAPAPDGFVLIRGGTFNMGSPANEDWRVNDETLHKVKVSDFYLGKYEVTQKLYREVMGENPSSFRGGDLPVENITWLEAARFCNKLSERDGRTPVYAIEGDAVSWNREANGYRFPTEAEWEYAARGGTTTPFYTKKAPGADDVNFYGHYPYQIEQNYFNDEVLETRPGVYRGNTLPVGKFKPNPFGLYDIYGNVGEWCFDFYGDYGVSAGSTSVTVNPAGKPSGTRRVHRGGGWNDFGKNLRSAYRGAMQQSSKSYNVGLRLAMNAGAGVKGTFVTQEAAGFKGEKTQAATNSKSGSRALIVFYSWSGNTRGVAREIKKQTGFDMVELELEKPYSDDYNTVLKQAQNDQHKQARPALKKKPDAKKWADYETIIIGYPNWWASIPMPIATLLESYDFTGKRILPFCSHGGGRFGQSITAIAKLAPNAKIGEGLSVHYSGGSSLSKDVAKWLEKNGVKTK; this is encoded by the coding sequence ATGATTGCCAGAATTCTCGCTTGCGCATTTATTGGCCTTATGACGGTAGGAACTTTTGCGGCACCTGCGCCCGACGGCTTCGTGCTTATCAGGGGCGGGACTTTCAACATGGGAAGCCCCGCAAACGAGGACTGGCGCGTCAACGACGAGACGCTCCACAAGGTGAAAGTCTCCGATTTTTACCTGGGTAAATACGAGGTGACGCAAAAGCTTTACCGCGAGGTAATGGGCGAAAATCCTTCCAGTTTCAGGGGTGGCGACTTGCCCGTCGAAAACATCACGTGGCTCGAAGCGGCTCGTTTTTGCAACAAGTTAAGCGAACGCGACGGACGCACTCCCGTTTACGCTATCGAAGGCGATGCGGTCAGCTGGAATCGCGAGGCGAACGGCTACAGGTTCCCCACCGAAGCGGAATGGGAATACGCGGCCCGAGGCGGCACGACCACGCCATTCTACACAAAGAAGGCTCCCGGTGCCGACGACGTGAATTTTTACGGGCATTATCCGTATCAAATCGAGCAGAATTATTTCAACGACGAGGTTCTGGAAACACGCCCCGGCGTTTACCGCGGGAACACGCTCCCCGTGGGTAAGTTCAAGCCCAATCCCTTCGGGCTTTACGATATTTACGGGAACGTTGGAGAATGGTGCTTTGACTTTTACGGCGATTACGGTGTTTCTGCAGGTTCGACAAGCGTGACGGTCAATCCGGCGGGCAAACCTTCGGGCACAAGGCGCGTGCATCGCGGTGGCGGCTGGAACGATTTCGGCAAGAACCTCCGCAGCGCCTATCGCGGGGCCATGCAGCAATCCAGCAAGAGTTACAATGTGGGGCTCAGGCTCGCCATGAATGCGGGTGCAGGCGTCAAGGGAACTTTTGTGACCCAGGAAGCGGCGGGCTTTAAGGGCGAAAAGACGCAAGCGGCGACGAACTCGAAAAGCGGGTCCCGTGCGCTGATCGTTTTCTATTCCTGGAGCGGGAATACCCGCGGCGTGGCCCGCGAAATCAAGAAGCAGACCGGTTTCGACATGGTGGAACTTGAACTCGAGAAGCCCTATTCCGACGACTACAATACCGTCTTGAAGCAGGCGCAGAACGACCAGCACAAGCAGGCGCGCCCCGCCCTCAAGAAAAAGCCTGACGCAAAGAAGTGGGCCGACTACGAAACGATTATCATCGGTTACCCCAACTGGTGGGCGAGTATCCCGATGCCTATCGCGACTTTGCTCGAAAGTTACGACTTTACGGGCAAGCGGATTCTGCCGTTCTGCTCCCACGGTGGCGGGCGCTTTGGCCAGAGCATCACTGCGATTGCGAAACTCGCGCCCAATGCAAAAATCGGCGAAGGCCTTTCGGTGCATTACTCCGGCGGTTCGAGCCTCTCGAAAGATGTGGCCAAGTGGCTCGAGAAAAACGGCGTGAAGACGAAATAA
- a CDS encoding cation diffusion facilitator family transporter, protein MNEAENRQKVIVRTSIIGIAANIVLSAFKAFVGFATNSIAVTLDAVNNLSDALSSVITIVGAKLSNKLPDKKHPLGYGRIEYLSAMVVAAIVLYAGGTSAVESVKKIIHPETADYSTASLVIIASAVVVKLVLGKFVKRQGERVNSGALVASGADALFDAILSLSVLASAIVFVLTEISLEAYVGLVISGFIIKSGIGMLIETLDDILGKRADGDLVKKIKKLLTEEPQVHGAYDVILNNYGPDKFLGSVHLELPDTMTVEEVDVLTRRVQARVLKETGVILTGVGVYSHNTKNDEAAKIRSNVLKLVKEHPWALQLHGFYVNLEDRTMRFDVVMNFEVKPQEGLDILHKEIREAYPDYDLHIAADIDAS, encoded by the coding sequence ATGAACGAAGCAGAAAACCGTCAAAAGGTCATTGTCCGAACAAGCATCATCGGCATTGCGGCAAACATCGTGCTGTCCGCATTCAAGGCGTTCGTCGGCTTTGCTACAAACTCCATCGCCGTGACACTCGATGCGGTGAACAACCTTTCTGACGCTTTGTCCTCGGTCATTACGATTGTGGGCGCAAAACTTTCGAACAAGTTGCCCGACAAAAAACACCCGCTCGGTTACGGTCGAATCGAATACTTGAGCGCAATGGTAGTTGCGGCAATCGTGCTTTACGCCGGCGGTACCTCGGCGGTGGAATCGGTCAAGAAGATTATCCACCCCGAAACAGCGGACTACTCCACGGCTTCGCTGGTCATTATCGCTTCGGCGGTAGTGGTAAAACTCGTGCTCGGCAAATTCGTGAAACGCCAGGGGGAGCGCGTGAACTCGGGCGCGCTCGTGGCATCGGGCGCTGACGCACTATTCGACGCCATACTCTCCCTTTCGGTGTTAGCCTCGGCCATCGTCTTTGTTCTCACGGAAATTTCGCTTGAAGCCTACGTGGGTCTCGTAATTTCGGGATTCATCATCAAGTCGGGCATCGGCATGCTCATCGAAACGCTGGACGATATTCTGGGCAAGCGCGCCGACGGCGACCTGGTCAAGAAAATCAAGAAACTGCTCACCGAAGAACCGCAAGTCCATGGTGCCTACGATGTCATCCTCAACAATTACGGGCCGGACAAGTTCCTCGGTTCCGTGCACTTGGAACTTCCCGATACCATGACCGTTGAAGAAGTCGACGTACTGACCCGCAGGGTACAGGCACGCGTACTCAAAGAAACCGGCGTGATTCTCACGGGCGTAGGCGTGTATTCACACAACACCAAGAATGACGAAGCTGCCAAAATTCGCAGCAACGTGTTGAAGTTGGTAAAGGAGCACCCTTGGGCATTGCAACTCCACGGCTTTTATGTGAACCTTGAAGACCGCACCATGCGTTTTGACGTGGTCATGAATTTCGAGGTCAAGCCGCAAGAAGGCCTGGACATTCTGCACAAGGAAATCCGCGAAGCCTACCCCGACTACGACCTGCATATTGCAGCAGACATCGACGCATCGTAG
- the bioD gene encoding dethiobiotin synthase has protein sequence MSKGYFVTATGTDVGKTFITALLVKKWRDSGIDAGYYKAALSGAELRDGKWVAGDADYVKRIANLPDTQEQLVSYVYKEAVSPHLAARKEGNPVELAKVKDDFDAARNCHEFIFAEGSGGIICPIRYDDQKVFLVDIMKTLGLPLVIVTTAALGSINACVLTVEYARSCGLDVRGLIVNRYGSSGNLEMEDDNIRMMQDLTGLEILAKVKNGDTDLGVQPF, from the coding sequence ATGTCCAAAGGTTATTTCGTCACAGCAACTGGAACCGATGTCGGCAAAACATTCATTACCGCCCTTCTCGTAAAAAAATGGCGCGATTCCGGCATCGATGCGGGCTATTATAAGGCTGCCCTTAGCGGCGCAGAACTCCGTGATGGCAAATGGGTTGCAGGTGACGCCGATTACGTGAAACGCATCGCAAATCTACCCGATACGCAAGAACAGCTCGTCAGCTATGTCTATAAAGAAGCTGTCTCTCCGCATCTCGCTGCCCGCAAAGAAGGCAATCCAGTAGAACTCGCGAAAGTCAAAGATGATTTTGATGCGGCCCGCAATTGCCACGAATTCATTTTCGCCGAAGGCAGCGGGGGAATCATTTGCCCCATCCGCTACGATGACCAGAAAGTATTCCTCGTCGATATCATGAAAACGTTAGGCCTTCCGCTGGTTATTGTTACGACAGCGGCTCTCGGCTCCATTAACGCTTGCGTACTTACGGTGGAGTACGCTCGCAGCTGTGGCCTCGATGTTCGCGGCCTCATCGTGAACCGCTACGGCTCTAGCGGTAACCTCGAAATGGAAGACGACAACATCCGCATGATGCAAGACCTGACGGGGCTTGAAATCCTTGCAAAAGTAAAAAACGGCGACACCGACCTAGGTGTGCAACCGTTTTAA
- a CDS encoding DUF4405 domain-containing protein gives MPISAKIRMPLDIAMTVATLVLMGGNYFFESTAVHEILGVVLLVLWAVHITLNRRFFLSLFKGRYNAFRILQVVVNCGILLCAIFLMVSGIMLSNHVFAWLGIESGASFARTAHLLASHWYYVFMSLHIGLHVSLIANRLGLAGAFKSKTALVATRVVAALVAGYGIYAFAIRGLWKYMFLQQPFFFFDAERGYALFFADYIAIIVLFAVAVHYVAKLVKA, from the coding sequence ATGCCTATTTCCGCCAAAATCCGTATGCCGCTTGATATCGCGATGACGGTCGCGACGCTCGTGCTGATGGGCGGCAATTACTTCTTTGAATCGACGGCCGTTCACGAGATTCTGGGCGTGGTGCTGCTTGTTCTGTGGGCGGTGCACATCACGCTGAACCGGCGATTCTTCCTTTCGCTGTTCAAGGGCCGCTACAACGCATTCCGCATCTTGCAGGTGGTCGTGAATTGCGGGATCCTTTTGTGCGCGATTTTCTTGATGGTGAGCGGAATCATGCTTTCGAACCATGTGTTCGCCTGGCTCGGGATTGAATCGGGCGCAAGTTTTGCCCGCACGGCGCACCTGCTCGCCAGCCACTGGTATTACGTGTTCATGTCGCTCCACATCGGGCTGCATGTGAGCCTGATTGCAAACCGCTTGGGACTTGCGGGCGCATTCAAGTCAAAGACTGCCCTTGTCGCAACCCGCGTGGTTGCCGCTCTCGTGGCGGGTTACGGAATTTACGCCTTCGCCATTCGCGGGCTTTGGAAATACATGTTCCTACAACAGCCCTTCTTTTTCTTTGACGCGGAACGCGGCTACGCTCTCTTTTTCGCGGACTATATCGCCATTATTGTGCTGTTTGCCGTTGCGGTGCATTATGTGGCGAAATTGGTCAAAGCGTAG
- a CDS encoding flavodoxin family protein, producing the protein MKVVLFNGSRREKGCTYTALSLVAGELKAAGIETEIFFVGGRVLKGETDAVVHEAKEILKTADAVVYGSPVYYASPSGEMLMFLDRLYGIAEAELLFKPAATVASARRAGTTATLDALNKYPTFAQQPLVTSRYWNMVHGSSPEDVLKDEEGVQIMKELGRNMAWILKSIEAGKKAGVEQPVAEKKIFTNFIR; encoded by the coding sequence ATGAAGGTCGTTTTATTCAATGGTAGCCGTCGCGAAAAGGGCTGCACTTATACAGCGCTGAGCCTCGTGGCTGGCGAACTCAAGGCCGCTGGCATCGAGACGGAAATCTTCTTTGTGGGCGGCCGCGTGCTGAAGGGTGAAACCGACGCCGTGGTTCACGAAGCCAAGGAAATCCTTAAAACGGCCGACGCCGTTGTTTACGGCTCCCCGGTTTATTACGCATCCCCGAGTGGCGAGATGCTGATGTTCCTGGACAGGCTTTACGGCATTGCCGAAGCGGAACTGCTCTTTAAGCCCGCCGCAACAGTTGCTTCTGCCCGCCGTGCCGGCACTACCGCAACGCTCGACGCCCTGAACAAGTACCCCACCTTTGCGCAACAGCCCCTGGTGACATCTCGTTATTGGAATATGGTCCACGGTTCTAGCCCCGAAGATGTGCTGAAGGACGAAGAAGGCGTGCAGATTATGAAGGAACTGGGCCGCAACATGGCGTGGATCCTGAAGAGCATCGAAGCGGGCAAGAAGGCAGGCGTTGAACAACCCGTAGCCGAAAAGAAAATTTTCACGAACTTTATCCGCTAA
- a CDS encoding 6-carboxyhexanoate--CoA ligase translates to MEYYSLKMRASQQVGEGEQKHEQHISGAERIVNRDSVEAVCSAMVRRAMTHSKGDPDFINVKIEKVHESDIQILKALPVTRIDVETWQEGLEKAFGLIGDAAADAREKLPELLRATFPMRGAMLYDIATGNRLEPDHERGVRATYMDALHSSEVDGCKNHFNEAIVLATKVANAPGMVAEFCVSDDPNYVTGYVASKELGYVRIMKMKEMGDENGGRIFLFDSRKARAEECIEYLQKKKILVDVGA, encoded by the coding sequence ATGGAATATTATAGTTTAAAAATGCGGGCCTCGCAGCAAGTGGGCGAGGGTGAACAGAAACACGAACAGCATATTTCCGGCGCAGAACGCATTGTAAATCGGGATTCTGTTGAAGCTGTGTGTTCGGCGATGGTGCGCCGGGCCATGACGCATTCCAAGGGCGACCCGGATTTTATCAATGTGAAAATCGAGAAGGTTCATGAAAGCGATATCCAAATTCTGAAGGCCTTGCCGGTGACGCGCATAGATGTGGAAACATGGCAGGAAGGGCTGGAGAAGGCTTTTGGACTGATTGGTGATGCTGCTGCCGACGCTCGCGAAAAACTTCCAGAACTCCTGCGGGCAACGTTCCCGATGCGTGGTGCAATGCTGTATGATATCGCGACGGGAAACCGCCTAGAACCTGACCACGAACGCGGCGTGCGTGCGACTTATATGGATGCACTGCATTCGAGCGAAGTGGATGGCTGCAAGAATCATTTTAACGAAGCGATTGTGCTGGCAACCAAGGTGGCGAATGCCCCCGGAATGGTTGCGGAATTTTGTGTGAGCGATGACCCGAATTATGTGACGGGCTATGTTGCGAGCAAGGAACTTGGCTATGTGCGCATCATGAAGATGAAGGAAATGGGCGACGAAAACGGAGGCCGCATTTTCCTGTTTGATTCGCGCAAGGCACGTGCCGAAGAATGTATCGAGTACTTGCAGAAGAAGAAAATTTTGGTGGATGTCGGGGCATGA
- a CDS encoding glycoside hydrolase family 30 beta sandwich domain-containing protein, translated as MSFSIKGFPFFAGFVAFLGTLASAATINVDIGKEHQRISGFGAASAWAGSITDKNAAFLWDSTSGAGLTLHRIRIAPDGTTSETSIAKKASEYGVKVWAAPWISKYTVNYDGDKKHLDFNHAQDWANTILKFTQDMRKAGVNLYAISSQNEPDGTGDNHYEPDELARWVGDYLGPTLDTTGIKIIGTEAINWYGFPNYKKAFFNNPAALKYTDIFGTHEYGGDPAAYPEIHEAGKEFWETEVYDLGSNKEDVGMGSALRVAGVIHDALTIANMNAWHFWWIYSCSEASCGNGALWPQGQGNPDNVEPTKRLWVMGNFSRFARPGSWRIDATKNPERDVKVTAYRDSLKTKIAVVILNSKNEEFKADFDFGNTKIGSFKPYVTDDNSNLKEGTEVKVDDTKCSFSVPARSATTIEFILWQEPKVEPPADSTEAIAFGFSAPKSLQSTYKVFSPLGAFIGEFQAGHIGDLRNAMTNAGLSRGVYMVKCGNAKTQHMILK; from the coding sequence ATGTCGTTTTCAATTAAGGGATTTCCCTTTTTTGCAGGTTTTGTCGCGTTTTTGGGCACCCTCGCCAGTGCGGCAACGATTAACGTAGATATCGGCAAGGAACACCAGCGCATCAGCGGCTTTGGGGCTGCCTCGGCATGGGCCGGTTCCATCACCGACAAGAATGCCGCCTTCCTTTGGGACTCCACCAGCGGCGCCGGGCTTACGCTGCACCGTATCCGCATCGCTCCGGATGGCACCACATCAGAAACGAGTATCGCAAAAAAGGCGAGTGAATACGGAGTCAAAGTTTGGGCTGCCCCATGGATATCCAAATACACTGTAAATTACGACGGTGACAAGAAGCACCTGGATTTCAATCACGCTCAGGACTGGGCCAACACCATCTTGAAGTTTACGCAAGACATGCGGAAGGCTGGCGTTAATCTATATGCAATTTCGTCGCAAAACGAGCCCGACGGCACCGGAGACAACCACTACGAACCCGATGAATTGGCACGTTGGGTCGGCGACTACCTTGGCCCCACCCTCGATACCACGGGCATCAAAATCATTGGCACCGAAGCTATTAACTGGTACGGATTCCCCAATTACAAAAAAGCCTTCTTCAACAATCCCGCCGCCCTGAAATACACGGACATCTTCGGAACGCACGAATACGGCGGAGACCCGGCGGCTTATCCCGAAATCCACGAAGCCGGCAAGGAATTCTGGGAAACCGAAGTCTATGATCTTGGAAGTAACAAGGAAGACGTGGGCATGGGAAGTGCTCTCCGCGTTGCAGGCGTAATCCATGACGCCCTGACTATTGCGAACATGAACGCCTGGCATTTCTGGTGGATTTATTCCTGCAGCGAAGCCAGTTGCGGCAACGGAGCCCTCTGGCCGCAAGGACAAGGCAACCCCGACAATGTGGAGCCTACCAAGCGACTCTGGGTCATGGGGAACTTCAGCCGCTTCGCGCGACCCGGCTCTTGGAGAATCGACGCTACCAAGAATCCCGAAAGAGATGTAAAGGTCACCGCCTACCGCGACTCCCTCAAGACGAAAATCGCAGTCGTCATTCTCAATTCCAAGAATGAGGAGTTCAAGGCGGACTTTGATTTCGGAAACACAAAAATTGGAAGCTTCAAGCCCTACGTCACCGACGACAATAGCAACCTCAAAGAAGGAACCGAAGTCAAAGTCGACGATACAAAGTGCAGTTTCAGCGTTCCGGCCCGCAGTGCAACGACCATCGAATTCATTCTGTGGCAGGAACCAAAGGTGGAACCGCCCGCAGATTCTACAGAGGCTATCGCCTTCGGATTTTCTGCCCCCAAAAGCCTCCAAAGTACATATAAAGTATTTAGCCCGCTCGGCGCGTTCATCGGCGAATTCCAAGCCGGACATATCGGCGATCTCCGCAACGCCATGACAAACGCAGGCTTAAGCCGCGGTGTGTATATGGTCAAATGCGGCAATGCGAAAACGCAACATATGATTTTGAAATAG